A genomic region of Herbaspirillum sp. DW155 contains the following coding sequences:
- a CDS encoding DNA-binding protein produces the protein MARAGILYSQVAKAAAQLTQAGKTPTIDTVREALGDTGSKSTIAPMLKRWKAEHQESVDGADTGLPAELVEAIKSIYQRLRDDVARQLEEMTVTHHADLTAMREQRDAALASETQLRQAHSTLAAECSRAQQSLSKCHEELQSGALALTAAQTENAGLQQRLADRATEVHALNQQLTQARAQFEHFQEATARQRAEERQAFEQRLGRLEQEIAAGHRRHEAQQALLGQQEASLAHQAAELDRLRKGLAHAQNELHQVISERDQKNLQLQDLGVTKADAERRLDTVQQALIEARTEAATARKQVEMLGNLLVTAERKAEQAERDKAAWVDKILMQREIQGQERPVTE, from the coding sequence ATGGCGCGCGCAGGAATCCTATACTCTCAGGTGGCAAAAGCGGCAGCCCAATTGACGCAGGCTGGCAAAACGCCAACGATTGATACTGTTCGTGAGGCGCTGGGTGATACCGGCAGCAAGAGTACGATTGCGCCAATGCTAAAACGCTGGAAGGCCGAACACCAGGAAAGCGTCGACGGCGCAGATACCGGCTTACCTGCAGAACTGGTGGAGGCGATCAAAAGCATCTACCAACGGCTGCGGGACGATGTTGCTAGGCAATTAGAAGAAATGACTGTAACCCACCATGCGGACCTCACTGCCATGCGCGAGCAGCGCGACGCTGCACTGGCAAGCGAGACGCAACTGCGCCAGGCCCACAGCACATTGGCCGCCGAGTGCAGCCGGGCCCAGCAGTCTCTGAGCAAGTGCCACGAAGAGCTTCAGTCTGGGGCGCTCGCCCTCACTGCGGCACAGACTGAGAACGCCGGGCTCCAGCAGCGGCTGGCTGATCGCGCCACAGAAGTTCATGCCTTGAATCAGCAATTGACGCAGGCGCGCGCGCAGTTTGAGCACTTCCAGGAAGCGACTGCGCGGCAGCGCGCCGAAGAACGGCAAGCTTTTGAGCAACGTCTTGGCCGCCTGGAGCAGGAAATTGCCGCCGGACATAGGCGTCACGAGGCGCAGCAAGCACTGCTTGGCCAACAGGAGGCCAGCCTGGCGCACCAGGCGGCCGAACTTGATCGGCTTCGCAAAGGCTTGGCTCACGCCCAAAATGAACTGCACCAGGTTATTTCCGAGCGTGATCAAAAAAACCTCCAGCTACAGGATTTGGGTGTTACAAAAGCTGACGCCGAACGTCGGCTCGATACAGTTCAGCAAGCGCTTATCGAGGCCAGGACTGAGGCAGCGACTGCCCGCAAGCAAGTCGAAATGCTGGGGAATCTGTTGGTCACCGCGGAACGAAAGGCGGAGCAAGCAGAACGTGACAAGGCTGCCTGGGTCGACAAGATCCTGATGCAGCGCGAAATTCAAGGGCAGGAGCGCCCAGTCACGGAATAG
- a CDS encoding site-specific integrase: protein MPDKLLRPDSDSTALALDRTSMGSTLPAADLESAHRDFLAAATSENTRRTYRSAIRHFLGWGGVLPADEKGIIRYLLAHAGTHNARTLALRLTALSQWHVYQGFPDPAGTATVRKTLKGIGRTYGRPKKQAKALPIEDLEKIVCKLASLKTIKAKRDIALLQMGFFGGYRRSELAALQFADIAWEPDGLVITLQRSKTDQQGQGIIKAIPYGTGTCCPATALRTWLDAASIDGGAVFRSINKWEMVGERALHPASINTILADCAALAGLNYVPDLSSHSLRRGMATSAYRAGADFRDIKRQGGWRHDGTVQGYIEEAGRFEENAARHLLRKPPA, encoded by the coding sequence ATGCCCGACAAATTGCTTCGCCCTGATAGTGACTCGACGGCGCTCGCTCTTGATCGCACTTCGATGGGCAGTACGCTTCCTGCGGCTGATTTGGAGTCCGCCCACCGTGACTTCCTTGCCGCAGCCACCTCGGAAAATACCCGCCGAACCTATCGCTCGGCCATTCGCCATTTTCTGGGATGGGGTGGTGTATTGCCCGCCGACGAAAAAGGGATCATTCGGTATTTGCTGGCGCATGCCGGAACACACAACGCCCGCACTCTCGCCTTGCGGTTGACTGCGCTGTCTCAGTGGCACGTGTATCAAGGGTTCCCTGATCCAGCCGGCACCGCCACCGTGCGAAAGACGCTCAAAGGTATCGGTCGTACCTATGGCCGCCCCAAAAAACAGGCCAAGGCCCTGCCTATCGAAGATCTTGAAAAAATCGTCTGTAAGCTGGCCAGCCTGAAAACCATCAAGGCAAAACGCGATATCGCCTTGCTGCAAATGGGTTTTTTTGGCGGATATCGTCGCAGCGAGCTGGCCGCGCTGCAGTTTGCTGATATTGCATGGGAGCCGGACGGTTTGGTCATCACATTGCAACGCTCTAAGACCGACCAACAAGGACAAGGCATCATCAAGGCTATTCCTTACGGCACCGGCACCTGCTGCCCGGCCACAGCACTGCGGACCTGGCTGGACGCAGCTAGCATCGATGGCGGCGCTGTTTTCCGGTCGATTAATAAATGGGAAATGGTCGGTGAGCGAGCCCTCCACCCGGCGAGCATCAATACGATCCTGGCCGACTGTGCAGCATTGGCCGGGCTGAACTATGTCCCAGATCTTTCCAGTCACAGCCTGCGCCGTGGCATGGCGACTAGCGCCTATCGCGCCGGCGCGGATTTCCGAGACATTAAACGGCAAGGCGGCTGGCGACATGACGGCACTGTGCAGGGGTACATCGAGGAGGCCGGCCGTTTTGAAGAGAATGCTGCGCGACACCTACTTCGAAAGCCACCTGCTTGA